GCGGCATCGTGTTGTTGCTCCACACCGGGGCGGAAACCGTCATCGGCATCCGTGGTACGCTTGTGCAACATCGGTAAATTCGCCGCCGCAAACCGCTCCCCAATTTCTGCCTGAATCAAACGCCCCGCCGTCGGCCCCGACATCCGCAGCCGCAAATGCCCAAACGGAATAATGTATTTCAACCCATCGAAATTCACGATGTAATTTCCGGGGTAAATGGTACGTGCCGGGGTCAGTGCCAACGGGTCAGCACCCGGTTGATACACCGTCTTGCGCGTCAAATGTTCGCCAAAGAAAAACGCCTGTAACCGCGCCGCAAAGGTTTCCAGACACGCCCGATGATCATGCGCCCCCGATAATGGGCAAGGGTAATCAAAATGGCTAGTCTGCTGTTCAAACCCAAATAATTTCGCCAAATCGTGATAAGCAGCATCGTGCGGTACGGGCGTATCCCGATGAAACTGGCACGCGCCATTGAGATCATAGTCAGCAATTTCGTGCAAAAACGCACTCACATCATCCAGAAAATTCGCTGCCATCACCGAGGGCGATACCGGCGGATCACCCACCAGTTTTCCGGTCAACATAGCGATGTCATTGGTTTGGAAAATCTGATTAATGTGATGGAAATAATCCAATTCCGGCAAAAACAACTGGTCACTATCCACCAGATAATACAAGGTGCGGTCTTTATTCCGCGTCAGTTGCAGCATTTTCAGGTAGCTGAGATTACGGTTTGCGGCCTGCCCTTTGCGGTAAAAACGTTCAGCGGGCTGCGTAGTCAGCAAGTTACCTAAATGCTGACGTTGCGCGGCGGGGATGCTTTGCAACACCTGATATTGTTCCGGCAGGTCGAAATGGATCACGTCCAGCCCTTTCGCGCTGTATTCCGTCACCAACGCCTGATGTGCCGCGATGCACTGCGGCTCACGGCTGTCTTCAGCAACCACAATCGTCATACCGCCGTCGTAGCCGTAGCGGGCGATTTGCTGGTGAATGCTTTCCAGACAATTGCGTAAATGCGCGGGGCGGTCAGCGACTGGAATACTCAAGATAAAATCAAAGGTTTGCATCATGCAGCCTTCCTTCTTTGATTTCTATCCACGTGAAAGTGTCCGACGGGCTACGTGCCAGAATATCAACGGCTTTAAAATCCAATGGGGCGCGTTGCATAACTGTGTCATAAAAACCGTTGGGTGCGTCATAGTTTATCGCCTGCCATTCCGTTGGAAAATGGAAGGTTAGTTGCCCTTCTGTGACTTCAGGCATGATGTGCATCCTGTTCACGGTCAAACTGGGCTAACTCTTCATCCAATGCCACGATGGTTTGCAAATCATCCAAGGAATCACCAGACTCCACCACTACGCCATCCTCCCCCTTGAGCAAGGAAAAATAGCGTGTCGGGATAGGCTGTTCCATTGTCAGAATATCCAATTCTTTCAGCAAAAAATAACTGTGCGTGGCGATGAAGATCTGAATACCTGCTTTTGCCAGTTGCAGAATGACACGCGCAACAACCTTGATCAAACGCGGGTTTAAATTCGCTTCCGGCTCATCCCAAAACAGATAACCGCCTTTTTGTAATGCGCCGACCGCAATCAGTTGCGCCAGCATTGCTAGTTTACGAATACCCTCCGCCACCAGCGGCATTTCCATTTTTTTATTATCTGATAATACCAAATAGAAACGTCCATTATCTAAGGAAATCTTACCGCCCATTGAATTTTCTAAAATAGAAAGCAAATCTACCATTGGTTTTTTTAGTGGTGGTTCACCCAACAATAAACACGTATCCCGATAAGTTTCCTCAAACTCAAGAAACCGCCCTTCATAAAGAGAAACAAAACCGGGATAAATTGTCAGTAACTCTCTTGTCGGTATAAAAACAGGACGAACATCCAACCATTGATTAGGTTTTTTGCGGATTTCACCTAACATGAAAGTATCGACGGTAAAAGCGCAATTCAAACCTGCTTCGTCAAACTCAAAAGAAACCGATAATTCAACTTCCGATCCCCTAATGAGTCCATCGACTCCTCTTGAGTGAAACACATTGTCCATCTTTCTTGCATAGTGCTGCTGCAATGTCGCTTCGTTGGGCACTGAATCGGGTTTTAACTTACCTTGATAATAATTTTCTGCCAGCACTGCATACGCCAGTTTCAACACATGCGTTTTACCCGTGCTGTTTTCACCGACGATGACGTTCAAGCCCGCTGCAAACTCAAAGTTGGCTTTGGAAAAAACAGTAAAATTTTCAATACTTAAGCGTTCCAGCATGGTTTTTCCTATCAGTCCAGATGAATCACAAGCTTGTTAGCAATCATAGCACAAGTCCTAACCTGCATCGTGCTACCGGCGCGAAGAATAATTGGGGTAAGCATCCTGATCCACCATTAATTCAATCAAATTAATACCCTGATGAAAATCGGCTAATTCAAACACACGTTGGCAATCAGCATCACTGGTGATTTTAAAATGGTTAATGCCAAACGATTGTGCCAATAGTGCGTAATCTGGGTTTTGAAAATCGCAATCGAGAAACCGCTGTTGATATTGCTGATGCTGGTTTTTGCGGATCAAACCCAAAGTCTGGTTATTGAACATAATGATAGTCAGCGGAATCTGGTAATTCACCGCCGTCATGATTTCCATGCAGCACATTTGAAAACCGCCATCGCCGAGAATCGCAAACATTGGCTTTTTCAAGGCAAAGCGTGCGCCAATTGCCGCAGGAATCGCATGACCTAATGACGACACGCCAGTATTCGGCACAAACAAATCATCCGCTTTCACCCGATAAAGGTTTTGCGCGAAAATAATATTGTCATCGACCAACACAATGCCTTCGTCAAAATGCTGTTCCAGCCGCGCAAACAGGGTTTTCACCAGTGCAAATTTTTCCCCGAAAATCACCGTATTATGCGCTATGTTTTGCTGGTCAATACGGCGTTTGAAGGCAGCAATATCCGGGCGTGGTTTCGGTTCAAGCCCTTGCGGAACACAACAGGCATTTATGGATTTGAGGAAATCACCAAGGTCGGACTGAATGGCTAAATCCGCTTTGAATACCTTTTCCAATTGCGCCACATTACGGTCAACCTGAATGATTTTACTGGGGTTTAATACGCCCTGTTTCCACACATAACTGGTACGTTCATTGAATCCCGCCCCCAACAAAATAATCAGGTCAGCTTCTTCCATGAAATAGTGCATGGCATGACCGCTGGACGTAACCCCCAAACTGCCCAAAGCGAGTTCGGAACGTTCGTCAATAGCACCCTTGCCCTTCAAGCTGGTGGCAACCGGAATATTGAGGTGGTCACTGAACCGACGCAATTCGGCACGCGCTTGCGCCGATTGCAGGCAACCGTAACCCGCGAGAATCACCGGACGTTGCGCTTGGCGGATCATTTCCGCGCATTGTTCCAACAGTTGTGGGGAAATTTGCAGCTTGGGTGGCGGCTTTAATGTGGGCAATTTTTCCAGAATCGCCGCATCAACCAGCTCCTTCTGCACATTCACCGGGATGCTCAATACCACAGGCCCCGGCACGTCAGAAACCAATTGCCGAGCGGCTTGGTTCAGCACGTTAGTGAGGTAATCGGTGCGTTCGATCAGCTTGTGGTAGCGGGTTACACCGGAAAATAGCGCAGTCTGATCAATGCTGCCGCCCTCCCCCGAACTTTCCTGCAAACCACCACGCCCGAAAATGTGGGTCGGTGCTTCGCCGGTAATCACGATCATCGGCAATTTATCGGCGTAAGCGTTGGCAATGCCAGTGATCAGATTGCTTGCACCGGGGCCTGCGGTGGTAATGCACGCGCCAATCCGCCCGCTGACACGTGCATAACCGCCCGCCATGAATGCCGCACCCTGCTCGTGCTTAACCAGTACAGTCTGAATGCTGGAGTCGTAGAGGTCGTCGTATACCGGCAAAATATGCGCCCCAGGCATCCCGAAAATCGTGTCCACCCCCAACTGTTGCAGGAATTTGACGATGAGTTGGCTGACCTGAATTTGCATGAAAGGCTACCTGTGCCGCTTAAACGTAGAATTGGCAAACGATAACCCAAACAGCGCCGCTTGTGGCACTGATTTTGTGCAAATTTCCAACACTAGGCGGCTAACAGCACCAATTGTGGCACGGCAGTTTCTGAATCTGCCCACAAAATTGCGTTCTGTGCGTATTGCTCACCCAATGATTTAGCATTCTCCAAATCCAAACCCGGCACTAGAAAACTCGCCTCGCCTTGCCACTCGCCCGCCGGATCTAAGCCAATCGCAGGAATGGTCATATAACCGTGCTCTGCTAACTCTGCCGCCAATTGCTGTTGCGCAAGGGCATTTTCAGCCTCACTCAATGGCCAGCTATGCGGATTGCAAGCGGTGATAAACGCCGCACACGTATGTCCCATTTCCCGCAATAACTGCGCCAATTCATCGGACGGGCTATCCGTCCGCAGCGTAAATGCGCCCTGTGGGTATTGCACTTGGTAATGGGCAGCGTGATACGCCGCCAGTAATTCTGTTGTCATCATTGAAAGTCCCCATTTATTGATACTGTTATTCGCCCAAAATCACGCCACCGAACAGCGCAGGATTTCGCCAAGCCTCGTCTTGTTTGGCTTTCCATGCCAATTTGCCGTCGCGGTCGCCGCCGTCGTCATCGTCGTTAACATGAATATCCAAGCCCATGCGTTGCCCTGCACGCGGATCAATGCCCAAGCCCGCCCAAGGTAGGGTGACATCCAGCACGTAACCATTACCGGAACGGGTCACGCTATGCTTCAATGGTACGCGGTCAATTTTCGGTGAGTTTTTGCCCAAGACAACTTTGCCAGCTTTCAGGTCAAAAATGAAGTGGAAATCGTTGCGTTGGTCATATTGCTGGCTCATGGAACCATCCGCATCCAGATACAATTCAACGGCATCGTCTTCCCAAGGCAACGTGGAATCGCTCACGCCGGGGCGGTCATCTTCCACCCCAATACGCAAATAGAGGTGTTGCTGATCCCAGCTTGCTTGCCACATTGCCGCCAAATCTGCCGTGCCGTCGATTTTGCCATTCAGCACATTACGCAATTGATAGGCAGAAGCCTCCGCCCAGACATCCGCCGGATTACGCGCTTGCCGGATCAAGGCATTGCCTCCAGCAACGTATTGTTCCTTAGGCATGGTGCGCATGGTCACTAAAGTGGTTTCCGCTGGCGGTAAGGGCGCATCTTCTGGTGGAATATTTCCCATTGGGAATGGCGGCGGTTCACCGTGGATAGGTTCGTACTGCGGCGCGGTCGCATCCAAGGGTTCAGATTGGGTTTTCATCGCCTCCAACGTCACCGCCGGTTTTGCCTGCCGCACCAACGTATCCCCAGAACAACCGTTCCACCAACAGCGATTGGCGCGGGTGAATTCCAGCAAAGCCTTATGTTTTGGCGCTTGTGCATCCGGCTGGGTAATGTATTCCTTGGTGCCAAAACTGCCGTATTTGCGGTAAATGCGCGGTGAGCTGAAATGCACAAATAATTTGCCTCCCGCTTGCTTCCAGCCCGTCAAGAGGTCTCGATAAATGGCTGCCATTTGTGGGTGACGATTGGCGGCATAAAACAGAGGGTTCGGGTGCTGAGCGTCGGATTTGGTGGTCATATCCACCAAATGTTGCCCACCTTCATACGCAATCAAATCCACCCCAAAGCTTTTTGCCACCTCGGCTTGTTTCTCAATCAATTTGATTTCATTCGGCAAGGAATGTGGGTACTTCGGATCAGTCATTACTCGGAAAATATCACTGACACTGCGTGCCTGACGTAAAGCATTGGCATCGCCATACACATAGGGTGCGACGGCATAAGCATCGGTAAAGCGGTAGGCACCGTTGTAAGACAAAATGGTTTTGCTCATGCGTGTGCTACCGATTAAGCCCGACATCACCCGCACTACCCGCTTATTGCCGCGAAAGACTTGTTCCCAAATCCCAAACACATCCACCGAACGCTTGGAATAGAATTTATACGCCGCCTGATTCGGGTCAGGGTCTAAGCCCATTTGCACCCCTTGCTGCTTGGCAAAAGCGTGTTGGGTAAATACGCCATTCCACACTTCGTTGGAATATTCCACGTACACTTTTAAGGTCGGCTCAAGATTGGCTTGCACATACTCGGCAAAGCGACGGATGAAGTCATTGCTGGCGGCATGAGGCATGGAAAACCACGGGTCGGCGTGCAAGCGATTCGCAAGTTCCACCATCACTTCCATCGGTGCGCCGCGAATCCCTTCTGCACCACCCCAAGTTTGTTGATCAATGCTGGCACGATCCTCCCACGCATACACCGGGTTACGGGTAATCCCGCTCATATTCATGAAACGGATCACGCGAAAATCACGCATATACGTCAAATAATCAGGGTTAAAAATGATTTTGCTGGAATGCTGTTCAAATGACAGGTAATTCCCCGAACACTGTCCCGCACCCGCCACGCGCTGAAACGGGTTATTCGCACAAATCCCCCCCAGCGGCAAAATACGGATATTGCGGATGGGATTCGCCGGATTCGTTGCCAAAATAAATAAGGTTGCGTTTAACTCATTGTCTTTACCCGGATCGAGATTGATGATGTCACGCCCCAACACGCCCTCGACTAAAGCGGCATCGTTACGGTAATCAAGCTTACCTTCGCCCTCATACAGCACAATGTACTTACCACTGGGAATCGTACCCGCCGGTAATTTGCTGACAAAGCGCGTACCCGCTTGCCCGCCCTGAGCAATCTTTTTGGGCCAACCGTTGCGATCGTACTCGATGTGACCCTTGTTTAACTGCCGCGCCTCGCGGAATGGCAAGGACATTTTCATCAAATCAATGAACGGCACACTGGAATCGTCATCCATGATTTCATTGGTATTCGTCCCCAATGCCGAATGACTGTTATAGAACGCCTCGGCAGGTGTCATGGCTGCTAAACCCAATAGCAACAGAACAACCAAAGCCCAGCGGCTTCCCTCTGAATGGCAAGCATTTATCATGATTAAGTAAACCCCATGTTATCGTAAGCAGCAGCACAAGCCTCGCGCCAACACTGCCTTTTCCCCAATTCGTTATGCTTGGAAAACCAATATGTTCTTTAAGTTCCCTTTTCGCTATTATTCCATCCTTTTGCTGACAAGCGACTGAACCGGATCTTAATACCATGCAAAAGCTGATTATCGAAGGTGGCGTAACCCTAGACGGAGACGTAGAAATCTCTGGGGCGAAAAACGCTGTCCTGCCCCTGCTCGCTGCCACCTTACTGGCAGAAACCCCCATGACCATCCGCAATGTGCCACGCCTGAAGGATGTGTCCACCCTCGCGGCAGTCATCGCGGGCATGGGTGTTACCGTGGAAACTGACGAACACAATAATGTCCACACCGACACTGCCACCATTCAGCATTTTGTTGCGCCGTATGACTTGGTACGCACCATGCGGGCTTCGATTCTGGTATTAGGGCCAATGGTAGCGCGTTACGGTGAAGCCGAAGTGTCCCTGCCCGGTGGGTGCGCGATTGGTTCACGCCCGGTCAATATTCACTTGAGTGGTTTGGAAGCAATGGGTGCGAAGATTGTGGTCGAAGAAGGCTACATCCGCGCTACTGCCAAGCGCCTCAAGGGTGCGAAAATCGTCATGGACATTGTGACGGTGACAGGTACCGAAAACTTGCTAATGGCGGCGGTATTAGCGGAAGGCACAACGGTTCTGGAAAATGCCGCGCGTGAACCAGAAGTGGTCGACCTTGCCAACTGCCTGATTGCGATGGGCGCAAAGATCAAAGGCGCGGGCACTGACAAAATCACCGTTGAAGGCGTCACCAGCCTCAAAGGCGTCGATTACAGCGTACTACCCGACCGTATTGAAACCGGCACTTTCCTCGCGGCAGCGGCGATTACCGGCGGGCGCGTGAGGACATTAAAAGCAGCACCTGATACACTTGATGCTGTACTGCACAAATTCACCGAAGCAGGCGCATTGGTTACAAGCGGCGCGGATTGGATCGAAGTCGATATGCGGGATCGCACCCTGAAAGCGGTCGATATTCGCACCGACCCCTACCCCGCGTTTCCCACCGATATGCAAGCGCAATTCATGGCAATGAATGCAGTGTCGCGGGGCATTGGGGTGATTGTCGAAACCATTTTCGAGAACCGCATGATGCACGTTGCCGAACTGATGCGCCTGGGGGCAAATATCCGCTTGGAAGGCAATACCGCCATCGTCGCCGGAATGCCATATCTCAAAGGTGCGCCAGTAATGGCAACCGATTTACGCGCTTCCGCCTCGCTAGTGCTGGCAGGCTTGGCAGCGCAAGGCAAAACCACGGTGGATAGGATTTACCACACCGACCGTGGTTATGAACGTATTGAAGAAAAACTCTCCCGACTGGGTGCGCGTATCCAACGGGTAAATGGATAAGATTGTGAAACAGACACTGACCATTGCGCTATCCAAAGGGCGCATCTTTAAAGATACCGCACCGCTGTTAAAAGCCGCCGGTATCGAACCTTTGGACGACCCCGAAACCAGCCGTAAACTGATCCTCGACACCAACCGCGACGATGTGAAAATTGTCATTATTCGTGCCACCGATGTGCCAACCTATGTGCAATACGGCGCGGCGGATTTGGGTGTGGCGGGCAAAGACGTGCTCATGGAACACGGCGGTCAAGACCTCTACGAACTGGTGGATTTGCAAATCGCACGTTGCAAACTGATGGTTGCAGGCTTCCCCGATCGCCCATTACCCACCACTGGGTTGAAAGTCGCCACCAAGTTTGTGAACTGCACACGGCGCTATTTTGCCGAACAAGGCCGTCAAGTCGACATCATCAAACTATACGGCTCGATGGAACTTGCCCCACTGGTTGGCTTGGCCGATTGCATTGTGGACGTGGTGGACACTGGCAACACCTTACGCGCCAATGGCTTAGCCCCACTGGAACACATGGCAGACATTACGTCGCGCCTGATCGTTAACAAAGCATCCATGAAACTTAAACACGCCCCGATTCGTGAGCTAATTGCCCAGATTCAGGCGGCTGTCGCACAGAGGAACGCCTAATGAAATATCCAACCGACGACTTACGCATCATCGGTATGCACGAACTCACGCCGCCGGTAGAACTGCACCGTGAATACCCACTGAGCGAAACCGCCACCGAAACCGTGCATGACGCCCGTGAAATTGCACACCGCATCCTGCACGGTGAAGACGACCGCTTGCTGGTAGTGGTTGGCCCATGCTCCATTCACGATGTGGATGCAGCAATGGAATACGCCACGCGCTTGCAGCCCTTACGCGATGAGTTAAAAGATCAGTTGCATATTATTATGCGGGTGTATTTCGAGAAGCCACGCACCACCATTGGCTGGAAAGGCTTGATCAATGACCCGGATATGGATAACAGCTTCCACATCAACAAAGGCTTGCGCATGGCGCGTAAGTTATTGCTGGATCTGAACAATATGGGAATGCCTGCTGCTACCGAATACCTCGATCTGATTAGCCCGCAATACCTGGCGGATTTGGTAAGCTGGGCAGCGATTGGCGCACGTACTACCGAAAGCCAAGCGCACCGCGAACTCGCTTCAGGGGTTTCTTGCCCGATTGGTTTCAAGAACGGCACGTATGGCAACCTGAACATTGCGATTGACGCCATTGGCGCATCCTCCCGCCCGCACCATTTCCTGTCTGTTACCAAGGAAGGGCATACCGCGATTTTTGCGACCAAAGGTAACGAAGATTGCCACGTGATTTTGCGCGGTGGGCAAGAGCCGAATTACGATGCGACCAGTGTTGCCGCTGCCGTCGCCGCATTGGAAAAGGCCAAACTGCCGCCGTATCTGATGGTCGATTTCAGCCATGCGAATAGCTACAAAGACTATCGCCGCCAACCGGAAGTCGCCGCGAATGTCGCCGCGCAAATTGCCGCAGGTAACAAAGCCATTAGCGGTGTGATGATTGAAAGCCACTTGGTCGAAGGCAACCAAAAAGCCGACGGCAAACAGCGCGAAGAATTGGTTTACGGACAAAGCATCACCGACGCTTGCATCAACTTCGACACCACCGAAGCAGTGCTGCGTCAGTTGGCGGAAGCTGTAGAAACACGGCGTAAGCAATAGGAGTTAACACATGCTCAACATGACCGAATTAACCACCACCGACAGCGCGTTCTGGAGCAAGTTGCAAGACCTGCTGGCGTGGGAAAGCGTCTCCGATGACGCGGTATTCAACACCGTCAACGGTATCCTCAAAGATGTGCGCAAACGCGGTGACGCGGCGGTAGTCGAATACACCAACCGCTTCGACCGCATGAGTGTGGGCAGCATGGCGGAACTGGAAATTCCTGCCGATCGTGTGCAAGCAGCACTGACCAAAATCACGCCAGAACAGCGTACCGCCTTGGAAGCAGCGGCAGCTCGCCTAAAGTCTTACGCCCAACACCAATTGCTGGATTCGTGGAGTTACACCGAAGCCGACGGCACGTTGCTGGGGCAACAAGTCACTGCGTTGGATCGGGTCGGTTTGTACGTCCCCGGTGGCAAAGCGGCTTACCCCTCTTCGGTGCTGATGAATGCCGTGCCTGCCAAAGTTGCCGGTGTGCCAGAATTAATCATGGTCGTACCCACCCCCGATGGTGAGGTCAACGAATTGGTACTGGCAGCCGCCGCGATTTCCAACGTTGACCGCGTGTTTGCCATCGGTGGCGCACAAGCGGTTGCGGCACTGGCTTACGGCACAGCAACCGTTCCGCAAGTGGATAAAATCGTCGGCCCCGGTAATATCTACGTCGCCACTGCCAAACGCATGGTGTATGGCACGGTCGGTATTGACATGATTGCAGGCCCTTCCGAAATCCTCGTGGTGTGCGATGGTAAAACCAACCCGGACTGGATTGCGATGGATCTATTTTCGCAAGCAGAGCACGACGAAGACGCGCAATCCATTCTGGTCTGCCCCGATGCGGATTTCATCGCACAGGTGAAAGCCAGCATCAACCGTTTAGTAGAAGAAATGCCGCGTAAGGCGATCATTTCTACCTCGCTGCAAAACCGTGGTGTGTTGATTCATGTGCAAGATATGGCAGAAGCGGTGAAAGTCGCCAACTATATTGCGCCGGAACATTTGGAGCTTTCCGTGGAGAATCCACGTGAAATGGCAACGCAAATCCGTCATGCAGGCGCGATTTTCATGGGACGTTACACAGCGGAAGCGGTGGGTGACTACTGTGCGGGGCCAAACCACGTATTGCCGACTTCACGTACTGCACGTTTCTCCAGTCCGCTGGGGGTGTATGACTTCCAGAAACGCTCTTCCTTGATTGATTGTTCAGCAGAAGGTGCTTCAGCACTGGGTAAGATTGCCTCCGTATTGGCACGCGGCGAAGGTTTAGTGGCACACGCCCGTTCAGCCGAATATCGCATCAAAGACTAAGCGCTTCTGTTCATCATTTCCCCTCCAAAAGCCCCGTTTGTCGGGGCTTTTTTGTTCACTGCAAAAAGTTCACCGTAATTGCAAAAAATTTGCAGAAAACCTCCAAAACCCTCTTTACATTAGTAAGTGCTAATATTATTATTATCCCATACTGAAACTTTCCAAAAACATTCGCTAGGAGATAAAATTATGAAACTGCAAACTATCGCTTTCGCTGCCCTGATCGCTTTCGCTGGTGCTGCTTCTGCTGAATTCACTGATGGCTTTGACAATGGTTCTGCTACTGGTCAAGGCGCTGGTCAAGGCACTGCTTCTACCAGCGGTCAAGGTACTGGTTACGGCACTGGTAACGGCGACGTAAACGGCTGGGGTCGTGGTAAAGGTGATGCTGACGGTGAAGTTGATTTCGCGATCACTTTCAAAGGCAAAGGTCGCACTAACATGGATACCGACATGGCTGCTAACGGCAAAGGCAATGGCGACTGGTACGGTGCTGGCAACGGTTATGGCTACGGCAACGGCACTGGCAACGGTTACGGCTACAACAACTTTGCTGCTAACGGCGCGAACAACGGTTTCGCTCCAGCCATGATGGCTCCACCAATGGCGATGCCTACTGCACAAGCACCAGGTGCTGCTGCTCCAGTTGCACCTGTTACTGCTCAATAAGACTAACGCAAGCACCACAGTTTGCTAAAAGGCATCCTTCGGGATGCCTTTTTTGGTTTATTCTCAGCGCTTTTACCGTATTATCCCGCTTTTAGCCGCTAACACACGAATTCTGCATGAATCTACCCGATATTCTAAAAGCTTGGCCACTGTACATTTTGCCGCACCACTTTATTTCCCGGCTGGTATTCCGCCTGACCCGCATCCAATGCCCAACCTTGGTTCCCCCCGCCATCCGTTTATTCAGCAAGGTGTTCAAGGTCAATTTAGCGGAAGCGCTCAACCCTGATCCCGCGAGTTATCTGACTTTTAATGCGTTTTTCACCCGCCCATTGCAACCTGCCCTGCGCCCAATGGCAGCAGGCGCTCAGGTAATGGTTAGCCCGGTGGATGGGCGCATTAGTCAAATGGGTAAAATTGAAGCGGGGCGCATTTTCCAAGCCAAAGGCCATGAATATTCTGCCGTGGAATTGCTCGGCGGGGATGATGTGCGGGCTGCCCCGTTTATGCAGGGTCAGTTCATGACGATTTACCTGTCCCCGCGTGATTATCACCGCATTCACATGCCACTCACCGGCACATTGACTGAACAAGTTTACGTACCGGGGCGACTTTTCAGCGTGGCGGGGCATACCGTGCGCACCATTCCGCGCTTATTTGCCCGCAATGAACGAGTCGTGACGCTGTTTGATACCGAATTCGGCAAGCTAGCAATGGTTTTAGTGGGCGCAATCAATGTTGCCGCCATTGAAACAGTATGGGATGGGCTGGTCACGCCTCCACAAGGTTGGGGCGTCAAGCGTCAAACATTCCCAGATGTTAATTTGGCAAAAGGTGCGGAAATGGGGCGTTTCAATATGGGTTCTACCGTGATCTTATTATTGGAAAACCCCAGTCTGGCATGGAATCAAGCACTAGGGGCTGACGTAGCGCTTCAGTTAGGACAAGCATTAGCAGAATTACCCGCAAAGGATTAAAGCGATGAAAACATATCAACAGGATTTTCTGGATTTTGCCATCGGGCAAGGCGTCTTGCGTTTCGGCGAATTCACCCTCAAATCAGGTCGGATTAGCCCGTATTTTTTCAATGCAGGCTTGTTCCAAACCGGCTCCGCTATCTCACGCCTTGGTAAATTTTACGCGCAAGCGATTGTCGACTCTGGTTTGGCATTCGACATGCTGTTTGGCCCTGCCTACAAAGGGATTCCGTTAGCAGCAGCGACAGCGATTGCGTTGTATGAATACCACGGCAAAGATTACCCTTACGCCTTCAACCGCAAAGAAGCCAAAGACCACGGCGAAGGCGGCACGATTGTTGGCGCTCCCCTGCAAGGGCGGGTATTGGTCATTGATGATGTCATGACCGCAGGCACTGCGATTCGTGAAGCAGCGGATATTGTCGCGGCTCAAGGGGCAAGCCTAGCGGGTGTCGCCATTTCACTCGACCGTCAGGAACGCGGCAAAGGGGAACAATCGGCTGTTCAGGAAGTGGAAGCCCTGTACGGTATCAAGGTCATTAGCATCGTGGGCTTGCAGGAAGTTATCAGCCACGTGGGCAGCAGCCTGCACGACGCAGCTTTGCTGGAAAAAGTACAAGCTTACCGCCGCGAATTCGGGGTTTAAAAGCACGCCTAAAAACG
The window above is part of the Thiothrix winogradskyi genome. Proteins encoded here:
- the murA gene encoding UDP-N-acetylglucosamine 1-carboxyvinyltransferase; translated protein: MQKLIIEGGVTLDGDVEISGAKNAVLPLLAATLLAETPMTIRNVPRLKDVSTLAAVIAGMGVTVETDEHNNVHTDTATIQHFVAPYDLVRTMRASILVLGPMVARYGEAEVSLPGGCAIGSRPVNIHLSGLEAMGAKIVVEEGYIRATAKRLKGAKIVMDIVTVTGTENLLMAAVLAEGTTVLENAAREPEVVDLANCLIAMGAKIKGAGTDKITVEGVTSLKGVDYSVLPDRIETGTFLAAAAITGGRVRTLKAAPDTLDAVLHKFTEAGALVTSGADWIEVDMRDRTLKAVDIRTDPYPAFPTDMQAQFMAMNAVSRGIGVIVETIFENRMMHVAELMRLGANIRLEGNTAIVAGMPYLKGAPVMATDLRASASLVLAGLAAQGKTTVDRIYHTDRGYERIEEKLSRLGARIQRVNG
- the hisG gene encoding ATP phosphoribosyltransferase — its product is MKQTLTIALSKGRIFKDTAPLLKAAGIEPLDDPETSRKLILDTNRDDVKIVIIRATDVPTYVQYGAADLGVAGKDVLMEHGGQDLYELVDLQIARCKLMVAGFPDRPLPTTGLKVATKFVNCTRRYFAEQGRQVDIIKLYGSMELAPLVGLADCIVDVVDTGNTLRANGLAPLEHMADITSRLIVNKASMKLKHAPIRELIAQIQAAVAQRNA
- the aroG gene encoding 3-deoxy-7-phosphoheptulonate synthase AroG, with the translated sequence MKYPTDDLRIIGMHELTPPVELHREYPLSETATETVHDAREIAHRILHGEDDRLLVVVGPCSIHDVDAAMEYATRLQPLRDELKDQLHIIMRVYFEKPRTTIGWKGLINDPDMDNSFHINKGLRMARKLLLDLNNMGMPAATEYLDLISPQYLADLVSWAAIGARTTESQAHRELASGVSCPIGFKNGTYGNLNIAIDAIGASSRPHHFLSVTKEGHTAIFATKGNEDCHVILRGGQEPNYDATSVAAAVAALEKAKLPPYLMVDFSHANSYKDYRRQPEVAANVAAQIAAGNKAISGVMIESHLVEGNQKADGKQREELVYGQSITDACINFDTTEAVLRQLAEAVETRRKQ
- the hisD gene encoding histidinol dehydrogenase, giving the protein MLNMTELTTTDSAFWSKLQDLLAWESVSDDAVFNTVNGILKDVRKRGDAAVVEYTNRFDRMSVGSMAELEIPADRVQAALTKITPEQRTALEAAAARLKSYAQHQLLDSWSYTEADGTLLGQQVTALDRVGLYVPGGKAAYPSSVLMNAVPAKVAGVPELIMVVPTPDGEVNELVLAAAAISNVDRVFAIGGAQAVAALAYGTATVPQVDKIVGPGNIYVATAKRMVYGTVGIDMIAGPSEILVVCDGKTNPDWIAMDLFSQAEHDEDAQSILVCPDADFIAQVKASINRLVEEMPRKAIISTSLQNRGVLIHVQDMAEAVKVANYIAPEHLELSVENPREMATQIRHAGAIFMGRYTAEAVGDYCAGPNHVLPTSRTARFSSPLGVYDFQKRSSLIDCSAEGASALGKIASVLARGEGLVAHARSAEYRIKD
- the asd gene encoding archaetidylserine decarboxylase (Phosphatidylserine decarboxylase is synthesized as a single chain precursor. Generation of the pyruvoyl active site from a Ser is coupled to cleavage of a Gly-Ser bond between the larger (beta) and smaller (alpha chains). It is an integral membrane protein.) encodes the protein MNLPDILKAWPLYILPHHFISRLVFRLTRIQCPTLVPPAIRLFSKVFKVNLAEALNPDPASYLTFNAFFTRPLQPALRPMAAGAQVMVSPVDGRISQMGKIEAGRIFQAKGHEYSAVELLGGDDVRAAPFMQGQFMTIYLSPRDYHRIHMPLTGTLTEQVYVPGRLFSVAGHTVRTIPRLFARNERVVTLFDTEFGKLAMVLVGAINVAAIETVWDGLVTPPQGWGVKRQTFPDVNLAKGAEMGRFNMGSTVILLLENPSLAWNQALGADVALQLGQALAELPAKD